The following proteins are co-located in the Phocoena phocoena chromosome 1, mPhoPho1.1, whole genome shotgun sequence genome:
- the LOC136127143 gene encoding LOW QUALITY PROTEIN: heat shock 70 kDa protein 12B-like (The sequence of the model RefSeq protein was modified relative to this genomic sequence to represent the inferred CDS: inserted 3 bases in 2 codons; substituted 1 base at 1 genomic stop codon), whose translation MLAVPEMGLQVLYSGSSPEQSPEPSPPGSPRTQESCGIAPLTPSQSPKPEARAPQQAPFSVVVAFDFGTTSSSYAFSYASDPEAIHMMREQELRMKWEGGDPGVAHRKTPTCLLLTPKGAFHSFGYTARDYYHDLDPEEARDWLYXEKFKMKIHSATDLTLKTQLEAVNGKKMPALEVFAHALRFFKEHALQELRDQCPSLPEKDTVRWVLTVPAIWKQPAKQFMXEAAYLVGLVSREDAEQLLIALEPEAASVYCRKLRLHQLVDLSSRAPGSGCLGESHSIDPSVRRAREQLRRSRHSRTFLVESGVGELWAETQAGDRYVVADCGGGTVDLTMPQLEQPHGTLKELYKASGGPCGAVGVDLAFEQLLGRIFGEDFISTFKTQRPAAWVDLTIAFEACKRTAGPHHAGALNISLPFSFIDFYCKQRGHNVETALRRSSVNFVKWSSQGMLRMSCEAMNDLLQPTVSGIIQRIEALLARPEVQGVKLLFLVGSFSESAVLQHVVQAALGARGLRVVVPXILKGAVLFGQAPGMVRVRRSPLTYGVDVLNRFVAGRHPPDKLLVRGGRRWCTDVFERFVAAEQSVALGEDVLRSYCPERPGQRCVLINLSCCAAQDAHPGLRKCGELSLELAPAEGGPRAAGAPPSRREIRTAMQFGDPEIKVTAVDVSTNRSVRAAIDFLSNWGRSASPPLPR comes from the exons ATGCTGGCTGTCCCGGAGATGGGCCTGCAGGTGCTGTACAGCGGCTCCAGCCCAGAGCAGTCTCCAGAACCCAGCCCACCCGGCTCCCCAAGGACCCAGGAAAGCTGTGGCATTGCCCCCCTCACACCCTCACAGTCTCCAAAGCCTGAGGCCCGAGCCCCCCAGCAGGCCCCCTTCTCTGTGGTAGTGGCCTTCGACTTCGGCACCACATCCAGTAGCTATGCCTTCAGCTATGCCAGTGACCCTGAGGCCATCCACATGATGAGGGAGCAGGAGCTGAGGAT GAAATGGGAGGGCGGGGACCCAGGTGTGGCCCACCGGAAGACCCCCACCTGCCTGCTGCTGACCCCAAAGGGTGCCTTTCACAGTTTTGGCTATACAGCCCGTGATTACTACCACGATCTGGACCCTGAGGAGGCTCGTGACTGGCTCT TTGAGAAGTTCAAGATGAAGATCCACAGTGCCACTGATCTCACCTTGAAGACCCAGCTAGAAGcggtaaatggaaagaaaatgcctGCCCTGGAGGTGTTCGCCCATGCCTTGCGCTTCTTCAAGGAGCATGCCCTTCAGGAGCTGAGGGACCAGTGCCCATCGCTGCCAGAGAAGGACACTGTGCGCTGGGTGTTGACAGTGCCGGCCATCTGGAAACAGCCAGCTAAGCAGTTCATGTGAGAGGCTGCCTACTTGGTCGGACTGGTGTCAAGAGAGGATGCAGAGCAATTACTCATCGCCCTGGAGCCTGAGGCCGCCTCTGTCTACTGCCGCAAGCTGCGTCTGCACCAGCTCGTGGACCTGAGCAGCCGAGCTCCAGGCAGTGGGTGCCTGGGCGAGAGCCACTCCATTGATCCCAGCGTCCGTCGGGCCCGAGAGCAGCTTCGAAGGTCCCGCCACAGCCGCACGTTCCTGGTGGAATCGGGTGTCGGAGAACTGTGGGCTGAGACGCAAGCAGGAGACCGCTACGTGGTGGCAGACTGTGGGGGAGGCACGGTGGACCTTACCATGCCTCAGTTGGAGCAGCCCCATGGCACCCTCAAGGAGCTCTACAAGGCATCTGGTGGCCCCTGTGGCGCGGTGGGCGTGGACCTGGCCTTCGAGCAGCTGCTGGGCCGCATCTTTGGCGAGGACTTCATCAGCACCTTCAAAACGCAACGCCCAGCAGCCTGGGTGGATCTGACTATAGCCTTCGAGGCCTGCAAACGCACCGCAGGCCCACACCATGCGGGGGCGCTCAACATCTCGCTGCCCTTCTCGTTTATTGACTTCTACTGCAAGCAGCGAGGCCACAACGTGGAGACAGCCCTGCGCAGGAGCAGCGTGAACTTCGTGAAGTGGTCCTCACAGGGGATGCTCAGGATGTCTTGTGAGGCCATGAACGACCTCTTACAGCCCACGGTCAGCGGGATCATCCAGCGCATAG AGGCGCTGCTGGCGCGCCCCGAAGTGCAGGGCGTGAAGCTGCTGTTCCTGGTGGGCAGCTTCTCAGAGTCGGCAGTGCTGCAGCACGTGGTGCAGGCAGCACTGGGCGCCCGCGGCCTCCGCGTGGTGGTTCC CATCCTAAAGGGCGCGGTGCTCTTCGGGCAGGCTCCGGGCATGGTTCGGGTGCGCCGCTCGCCGCTCACGTACGGCGTGGACGTGCTCAACCGCTTCGTGGCTGGGCGCCACCCGCCCGACAAGCTGCTGGTTCGCGGCGGCCGCCGCTGGTGCACCGACGTGTTCGAGCGCTTCGTGGCCGCCGAGCAGTCGGTGGCCCTGGGCGAGGACGTGCTGCGCAGCTACTGCCCGGAGCGCCCAGGCCAGCGGTGCGTGCTCATCAACCTGAGCTGCTGCGCCGCCCAGGACGCGCACCCGGGCTTGCGCAAGTGCGGCGAGCTCAGTCTAGAGCTCGCGCCCGCTGAGGGAGGCCCCCGTGCCGCTGGCGCGCCCCCTAGCCGCCGCGAGATCCGTACTGCCATGCAGTTTGGCGACCCGGAGATTAAGGTCACTGCCGTCGACGTCAGCACCAATCGCTCCGTGCGCGCCGCCATCGACTTTCTTTCCAATTGGGGGCGCAGTGCCAGCCCCCCTCTGCCCCGCTGA